The Plectropomus leopardus isolate mb unplaced genomic scaffold, YSFRI_Pleo_2.0 unplaced_scaffold19140, whole genome shotgun sequence sequence ataataataataataatgacaaaccGGCGGTGAGAATTATGGATCTAGTTCAGAGTAACTCACTGGTGCGTCCCTCCACACTGGTGCTTTTGGACTGCAGCCCCCCGCTGACGGTGACGGCCTGCAGCCTGTAGAGGGCGCCGGGAGTCAAACCAGCcagcagcagagaagaagaaccGACGGGGACGCTGTAGTTCTGAACCACGGCgctgaagaagaaaagagacggCTTAAATCCCCCACACTGACGagaattattcattttaaacatatatcgTGACAGAGTAGAGACAGAGCCGCCCTCATGactatcaaaacattttattctatcaaaataaaagtcttttgtTGTGTTCGCAACCTTTTCAGCCGTTGattcagtttaaaatgaaaatgagctgTTAGCAGTTTACCTAGAGAGCAGTTTCTGCTCTAAACTTCTCACATGGTTGATTGATAATTGATTAAGGCCCAAAGAGGTTtccaatatttcacaataaaagcacagatCCCAATAAAAGCAAAGTTcccagaacttttttttttattctctctcatGTTAAGAATGATCTCATGATCCCTTCAGACTTGGCGACCGTTTTGAGGGACCCGGACAACTATGTTGGGAACCACTGGGGTTAAATTCATGGACATAAAGtcgaaaaaaagaacaaaacaacatcacaaaaGTCAACACTAATTTAGGTTTTTAGATTTTCAGTCTCATATTCcagagaaaccttttttttcttgtttcacaGTTATTTAAAAGCTTTGTCTTTCCACATTGTTACATGAACAGTAACCCCCcgtccccccctccccccctccccccctccctctggACATA is a genomic window containing:
- the LOC121965230 gene encoding receptor-type tyrosine-protein phosphatase beta-like, which codes for MALDAISLTSAGVSSLQASWEKPPGDVDSFTLTLLQDSAVVQNYSVPVGSSSLLLAGLTPGALYRLQAVTVSGGLQSKSTSVEGRTSELL